From the Lolium rigidum isolate FL_2022 chromosome 2, APGP_CSIRO_Lrig_0.1, whole genome shotgun sequence genome, one window contains:
- the LOC124692761 gene encoding uncharacterized protein LOC124692761 translates to MTLYDLKLVTNQQGQASALSTSSYLYALSQATIFGCDASYKQASSGGNCRCYGFRLLNRMMLQNRDGRRIQNSGYFFRHFPSLKRFRLIVQVSRFIGYRPIDAFVQSLICFFYYFESPYRR, encoded by the exons ATGACACTGTATGATCTCAAACTGGTTACCAATCAGCAGGGTCAAGCTTCGGCACTGTCCACATCTTCCTATCTCTACGCGCTCTCCCAAG CTACTATTTTTGGATGTGATGCTTCTTACAAGCAAGCATCAAGCGGAGGCAATTGCAGGTGCTATGGTTTCAGACTTTTGAATCGAATGATGTTGCAGAACAGAGATGGAAGAAGGATTCAGAATTCTGGATATTTTTTTAGACATTTTCCTTCCCTTAAGAGATTTCGTTTAATTGTGCAAGTGTCACGTTTCATTG GTTACAGACCCATCGACGCTTTTGTGCAGTCTCTTATCTGTTTCTTCTATTATTTTGAAAGCCCTTATAGAAGGTGA
- the LOC124690421 gene encoding pentatricopeptide repeat-containing protein At5g65560-like, with amino-acid sequence MPPASPPPPPQPPSPTSPMASSQPLPTSPSALLAHLAAALSTPNWFLHPSLPHLPALLAPSLPHMLHAPLPVRLAAAAVRAAAPSRHLLGLSLPILFRLHSLSPPPLRPLFSRPFASLLTHLSRFALNPLILRLFAHMHLHSPPAPTGATYNALIRSLCRRADLARALRYLSLMVRSGWHPDAYTFNSLILGYCRAHRAPAARDLFDKMPLRGFRHDVVSYAAMIEGLCDMGRIDDALELFGEMEQPDMHTHAVLVKGLCEAGRGEEGLRMLQRTKQFGWRPDTRAYAAVVDLLCREQRVVEAEEMLEEMSGRRLVPSVVTCTAVVNAYCKKGRMSDAVRVFEKMKLGWCKPNVWTYNALVWGFCKDGKVHSAMALLNRMRAHGVEPDIVTYNLLIRAQCVDGHIESAFRLLRLMEGDGLAADEYTYNALVDALCKDGRIDQACSLFDSFEDKGIKPNLVTFNSLIYGLCKADQVDAAWSLLEKMVSAGFTPDTYTYSPFIENLCKRKGSKEGLSFIDKMLKESVKPTTVNYTIVIDKLFKERNYGLAKKIWGQMVSLGCDPDAVTYTTSMRAYCNQGRLIEAEKVLGEMNKSAVTVDTIAYNTLMEGHASIGHTDSAVSILKHMENVASVPNQFTYTILLRHLLQRRLAEGVVLNAASVWKTTELTDIFELFEIMKKNNIVPSTNTYSAILERFSEDGRSKEVTSLVSRMKDDNISLNEDIYTAVIICLCKSKLYSYAWVLLRSMIGHGFAPQLMCYQHLLCGLISEGQANMAKVIFGNSRWEDYNPDEIVWKVIIDGLIRKGHSVSCQDMISRLEQMNCRPSNQTYAMLAEELSTRE; translated from the coding sequence ATGCCACCggcttccccgccgccgccgccacagccccCGTCTCCGACATCTCCCATGGCCTCCTCCCAACCTCTGCCGACCTCTCCCTCGGCGCTTCTCGCGCAcctcgccgccgccctctccACCCCGAACTGGTTCCTCCACCCCTCCCTGCCGCATCTCCCTGCTCTCCTCGCCCCGTCCCTCCCCCACATGCTCCACGCCCCACTCCCggtccgcctcgccgccgccgccgtccgcgccgccgcgccctcccgcCACCTCCTCGGCCTTTCCCTCCCCATCCTCTTCCGCCTCCACTCGCTCTCCCCGCCCCCGCTCCGGCCCCTCTTCAGCCGCCCCTTCGCCTCCCTCCTCACCCACCTCTCCCGCTTCGCCCTCAACCCGCTCATCCTCCGCCTCTTCGCGCACATGCACCTCCACTCCCCGCCGGCCCCCACGGGCGCCACCTACAACGCCCTCATCCGCTCCCTCTGCCGCAGGGCCGACCTCGCGCGCGCTCTCCGCTACCTCAGCCTCATGGTCCGCTCTGGCTGGCACCCCGACGCCTACACATTCAACTCCTTGATCCTGGGCTACTGCCGTGCTCACCGGGCTCCCGCTGCTCGGGATCTGTTCGACAAAATGCCCCTCAGAGGATTTCGACACGACGTGGTATCTTATGCTGCCATGATTGAGGGGCTATGCGATATGGGGAGGATTGATGATGCCTTGGAGTTGTTCGGGGAGATGGAGCAGCCAGATATGCATACGCATGCAGTCTTGGTGAAGGGGTTGTGTGAAGCAGGGCGGGGGGAGGAGGGGCTCCGGATGCTGCAGAGGACGAAACAATTTGGGTGGCGGCCAGATACTCGCGCTTATGCAGCAGTGGTTGATTTGTTGTGCCGGGAGCAAAGGGTCGTGGAGGCTGAGGAAATGCTGGAGGAGATGTCTGGCAGAAGGCTGGTGCCATCCGTTGTTACGTGCACTGCGGTGGTCAATGCGTATTGTAAGAAGGGGAGAATGAGTGATGCGGTGAGGGTGTTTGAGAAGATGAAGCTGGGGTGGTGCAAGCCCAATGTGTGGACATACAATGCGCTCGTGTGGGGGTTCTGCAAGGACGGGAAGGTGCACAGTGCAATGGCTTTGTTGAACCGCATGAGAGCACACGGAGTAGAACCAGATATTGTGACATACAACTTGCTGATTCGGGCCCAGTGTGTCGATGGGCACATTGAGAGCGCTTTCCGTCTACTTCGCTTGATGGAAGGAGATGGTTTAGCTGCTGATGAGTACACTTACAATGCTTTGGTGGATGCTCTCTGCAAGGATGGGAGAATCGATCAAGCTTGCTCCCTTTTTGACAGCTTTGAAGATAAAGGCATTAAACCTAATCTGGTCACATTTAATTCATTAATATACGGGTTATGCAAAGCTGATCAAGTTGATGCTGCATGGTCATTACTGGAAAAGATGGTCTCAGCAGGTTTCACACCAGATACCTATACATACAGTCCATTCATAGAAAACCTGTGCAAGAGGAAGGGGTCAAAAGAAGGTCTGTCCTTTATAGATAAGATGCTAAAAGAGAGTGTGAAGCCCACGACAGTCAATTATACCATTGTAATTGACAAGCTATTCAAGGAGAGAAACTATGGATTGGCCAAGAAAATCTGGGGTCAAATGGTTTCACTAGGTTGTGATCCTGATGCAGTTACTTATACTACATCTATGCGTGCTTACTGCAATCAAGGAAGACTAATTGAAGCAGAAAAGGTTTTGGGTGAGATGAACAAAAGTGCGGTCACTGTAGATACGATTGCTTATAACACTTTGATGGAGGGGCATGCAAGTATTGGGCACACAGATTCTGCAGTCTCAATCTTGAAGCACATGGAAAATGTTGCTTCTGTGCCAAATCAGTTTACTTATACCATCTTGCTTAGACATCTCTTACAAAGGAGACTAGCAGAGGGTGTGGTTTTGAATGCAGCTAGTGTATGGAAGACCACAGAGCTTACTGACATCTTTGAATTGTTTGAGATAATGAAGAAGAATAATATTGTTCCTAGCACGAATACTTATTCTGCAATCCTGGAGAGGTTCTCTGAAGATGGAAGATCGAAAGAGGTGACATCATTGGTTTCTCGTATGAAAGATGATAATATATCTTTGAATGAGGACATCTACACTGCTGTCATAATTTGCTTATGCAAATCAAAACTGTATTCATATGCATGGGTGTTGCTTCGCTCCATGATTGGTCATGGTTTTGCACCACAACTGATGTGCTATCAGCACCTGCTTTGTGGGCTTATTAGTGAAGGACAAGCTAATATGGCTAAAGTAATATTCGGAAACTCTAGGTGGGAGGACTACAATCCTGATGAAATTGTGTGGAAAGTAATCATTGATGGCCTGATCAGAAAGGGCCATTCAGTTTCATGCCAGGACATGATATCCAGATTAGAGCAGATGAACTGCAGACCAAGTAATCAAACATATGCAATGTTAGCAGAGGAATTGTCTACCCGGGAATAA